A genomic region of Zea mays cultivar B73 chromosome 6, Zm-B73-REFERENCE-NAM-5.0, whole genome shotgun sequence contains the following coding sequences:
- the LOC100279857 gene encoding phosphatidate phosphatase PAH1 isoform X1, translated as MNVVGRVGSVISQGVYSVATPFHPFGGAVDIIAVEQPDGSYRTTPWYVRFGKFQGVLKGAEKVVTIRVNGVEANFHMQLDNSGQAYFMRELVPGGEDSGTGSDDETVNEPEPPARSKSDGELYIGPSDRLGSQELNVEHQEKQTRDEFESYDGYGRLEESEDLSTQADGGNSEVVLVSVDGHVLTAPISSTEEGMEDVQLCDPQFHLGPGQSSSGEFTRSGEVWDADILDGLYISQEKVKINSGHQSEVLTENGEVPVEKDGSHHISVDKDEVHVSINDDEAHAVSTNEVEVQDVSRSGNGDVVYQTMTSEGESHSILGDIDVGHQTLTREDDSPGVSGENVVGYQPLTNEHKAHDILENNDEDQPPLNNEDESCDVPVLEKDKDCNSPANKDEVCDLNNEDTEDTSASFGKNDAFQSCLDLTSQIDDGDSGNELFSPGSDSQRDAEHNLGNCSVAETDLEEGESKTAYCGQYGPLQEGVNVSLFTLEVDKTQNKESSPAGGSHDRDKEIASEIEAAASDGLQSSMATSGKDKLGSIPEHSEVEDEQNKEEHSQSQNGLGVEISLCGNMLRPGMGRESAEEVFQQNLVHEEDFKSSGSTMIKNANLIVKVDNNYFPWNKVSHVILGKAVYGSKFPLEPTDAVPVEQQETPKSREDSLRMSPSSRRWRLWLNPFRITRSLQRSNSDSSEDIFLDSESVLSPMDDQTLENNKNQSPRKQFVRTLIPTSEQVASLNLKEGQNLVTFSFSTRVLGKQQVDAHIYLWKWNAKIVISDVDGTITRSDVLGQVMPLVGRDWSHSGVARLFSAIKENGYQLLFLSARAIVQAYLTKNFLFNLKQDGKALPNGPVVISPDGLFPSLYREVIRRAPHEFKIACLEDIKALFPSDYNPFYAGFGNRDTDELSYKKMGIPKGKIFIINPKGEVAVNSSVDVKSYTSLHTLVNDMFPPTTLVEQEDYNNWNYWKVPLPDVDL; from the exons ATGAACGTGGTGGGAAGGGTTGGGTCGGTGATCTCGCAGGGGGTGTACTCCGTTGCAACACCCTTCCACCCATTTGGCGGTGCGGTTGACATTATCGCGGTTGAGCAGCCTGATGGTTCGTACCGCACCACACCATGGTACGTCCGTTTTGGGAAGTTCCAGGGCGTGCTCAAGGGTGCTGAGAAGGTCGTCACCATCAGAGTCAATGGCGTCGAAGCCAACTTCCACATGCAGCTTGACAATTCCGGCCAAGCCTATTTCATGCGTGAGCTTGTGCCCGGCGGTGAAGATTCTGGAACAGGTTCAGACGACGAAACTGTCAATGAGCCTGAACCTCCAGCGCGTAGTAAGAGTGATGGGGAACTTTACATTGGTCCTAGCGACAGACTGGGTAGCCAAGAGCTCAATGTGGAGCATCAAGAGAAGCAAACTAGGGATGAGTTTGAGTCATATGATGGTTATGGTAGGTTAGAGGAATCAGAAGATTTGTCAACCCAAGCGGATGGGGGAAATTCGGAGGTGGTTCTAGTTAGTGTGGACGGACATGTGCTCACTGCACCTATTTCTTCAACAGAGGAGGGTATGGAGGATGTGCAGTTATGCGACCCTCAGTTTCATTTGGGACCTGGGCAGAGCTCTAGTGGGGAGTTCACCCGAAGTGGCGAGGTCTGGGATGCTGACATTTTAGATGGTTTATACATATCACAGGAAAAGGTAAAGATTAATTCTGGACATCAGTCAGAGGTTTTAACAGAGAATGGAGAGGTACCGGTTGAAAAGGATGGGTCACAtcacatctcagtggacaaagatgaagtacATGTGTCAATCAATGATGATGAAGCTCATGCTGTTTCTACAAATGAAGTTGAGGTTCAGGATGTGTCAAGGTCAGGGAATGGTGATGTGGTTTATCAAACCATGACCAGTGAAGGTGAGTCCCATAGTATTTTAGGGGACATAGATGTTGGCCATCAAACATTGACCAGGGAGGATGACTCTCCTGGTGTTTCAGGGGAGAATGTTGTGGGTTATCAACCCTTGACCAATGAACATAAAGCTCATGATATATTAGAGAACAATGATGAGGATCAACCACCCCTGAACAATGAAGATGAATCTTGTGATGTGCCAGTGCTTGAAAAAGACAAGGATTGCAACTCCCCAGCTAATAAGGATGAGGTTTGTGATCTCAACAATGAGGATACTGAGGATACCAGTGCTAGTTTTGGTAAAAACGACGCTTTCCAGAGCTGTTTGGATCTGACGTCACAAATAGATGACGGGGATTCAGGAAACGAACTATTTTCACCTGGATCTGATTCTCAGAGGGATGCTGAGCATAATTTGGGTAACTGTTCTGTTGCTGAAACAGATTTGGAGGAAGGTGAAAGTAAAACTGCTTACTGTGGTCAGTATGGTCCTTTACAGGAGGGAGTGAATGTTTCATTATTTACCTTAGAAGTTGATAAGACTCAAAACAAAGAGAGTTCTCCTGCTGGAGGTTCTCATGATAGGGACAAGGAAATTGCCTCTGAAATTGAGGCTGCCGCATCTGATGGTTTACAGTCATCCATGGCGACCAGTGGTAAAGACAAACTGGGGAGCATTCCAGAGCACTCAGAAGTTGAAGATGAACAGAATAAAGAAGAACATTCTCAGTCACAGAATGGCTTGG GTGTTGAGATTTCTCTTTGTGGGAACATGTTACGACCAGGAATGGGCCGAGAATCTGCTGAGGAAGTGTTTCAACAGAATCTTGTCCATGAGGAGGATTTCAAATCATCTGGATCAACAATGATAAAAAATGCAAACCTTATTGTCAAAGTTGACAATAATTATTTCCCCTGGAATAAAGTTTCTCATGTTATTCTTGGGAAGGCTGTATATGGCTCAAAGTTTCCCTTAGAACCCACTGATGCTGTTCCGGTTGAACAACAGGAAACACCCAAATCAAGAGAGGACTCTCTTAGAATGTCTCCCTCAAGCCGGAGATGGAGGCTTTGGCTCAATCCCTTTCGGATAACAAGATCCCTTCAACGTAGTAACAGTGATTCTTCCGAAGACATTTTCCTTGACTCAGAGTCTGTTTTGAGTCCAATGGATGATCAAACTCTGGAGAACAACAAAAACCAGTCACCTAGAAAGCAATTCGTACGGACTTTGATTCCCACAAGTGAACAGGTAGCATCTTTAAATCTGAAGGAGGGCCAAAACTTGGTGACCTTTAGCTTCTCCACCAGAGTTCTTGGGAAGCAACAG GTTGATGCACATATTTACTTGTGGAAAtggaatgctaaaattgtgatatCTGATGTGGATGGCACCATAACAAG GTCTGACGTGCTGGGTCAGGTCATGCCTTTGGTTGGACGTGATTGGAGTCACTCAGGTGTTGCTCGCCTTTTTTCTGCAATTAAG GAAAACGGTTATCAACTACTATTCCTTAGTGCTAGAGCAATTGTCCAGGCATATCTCACGAAGAACTTCCTCTTTAATCTCAAACAG GATGGGAAAGCACTACCCAATGGGCCTGTTGTAATTTCACCTGATGGCTTGTTTCCTTCACTCTACCGAGAAG TTATACGGAGAGCCCCACATGAATTCAAGATTGCTTGCCTGGAG GACATTAAGGCGCTCTTTCCTTCTGATTACAATCCATTTTATGCTGGGTTTGGTAACAGAGATACTGATGAGCTCAGTTACAAGAAGATGGGAATACCTAAAGGCAAGATTTTTATCATCAACCCAAAG GGTGAAGTGGCTGTCAACAGTTCTGTTGATGTGAAGTCTTATACGTCCCTACATACCCTTGTCAATGACATGTTTCCACCAACAACTCTGGTTGAGCAG GAAGACTACAACAACTGGAATTACTGGAAGGTGCCATTACCAGATGTTGATTTGTAG